One part of the Phycisphaeraceae bacterium genome encodes these proteins:
- a CDS encoding 50S ribosomal protein L11 methyltransferase, giving the protein MTDPPLELLISEKAFRPNPTTVRFGRAVQVAPGDTVFDIGTGIGPLAIKAGLDGAERVVAVDPVALHCELARLNAAKYGLADRISVYQGDWFDPFDREAELRSVMADVIIGDVSGIADGVARALGWYSDQVPTGGIDGTGPILTLLARAADRLRPGGTLYFPVATDLSDGDRILAAAAERFETVRNAFEKPYFEFPLSDADVVAIEGAYTSEGGMPGFVQIQKGRRPFWRGQILAASGPR; this is encoded by the coding sequence GTGACTGACCCTCCCCTTGAGCTGCTGATCTCGGAGAAGGCGTTCCGCCCGAACCCGACGACCGTTCGGTTCGGCCGGGCGGTGCAGGTTGCCCCTGGCGACACCGTGTTTGACATCGGAACCGGGATTGGGCCGCTGGCGATCAAGGCCGGGTTGGACGGAGCGGAGCGGGTGGTCGCCGTCGACCCGGTAGCGCTCCACTGCGAACTCGCCAGGCTCAACGCGGCGAAGTACGGCCTCGCGGACCGGATCAGCGTCTACCAGGGGGACTGGTTTGACCCGTTTGACCGCGAGGCGGAACTCCGCAGCGTTATGGCGGATGTGATCATCGGGGATGTCTCGGGTATTGCAGACGGAGTTGCCCGGGCTCTTGGGTGGTACTCGGACCAGGTGCCGACGGGAGGCATTGACGGTACGGGGCCGATCCTGACGCTGCTGGCGAGAGCGGCAGATCGGCTGCGGCCGGGGGGGACGTTGTACTTCCCGGTTGCGACGGATCTCTCGGATGGGGACCGGATTCTCGCCGCGGCGGCCGAGCGGTTCGAAACCGTCAGGAACGCGTTTGAGAAACCCTATTTCGAGTTCCCGCTGTCGGATGCGGATGTCGTGGCGATCGAGGGGGCGTACACATCGGAGGGTGGGATGCCTGGGTTCGTCCAGATTCAGAAGGGTCGCAGGCCGTTCTGGCGCGGGCAGATCCTGGCGGCTTCCGGGCCCCGCTGA
- a CDS encoding citrate synthase (catalyzes the formation of citrate from acetyl-CoA and oxaloacetate), translating into MSTASSSAFARGLEGVIAGQTSICSVEQGALIYRGYEIHDLAQNATFEEVAFLLLEGHKPSKDELSRFKGEVISERALPEPVVSFLKQSGPWLKAGTAVPMDVLRTAVSMLGHLDEDCQKVDAKANLRKAKRLLAKIPTVIGHMQNVIDGKPIVAQETGGDPSLSHAANLLYLMSGKKPSDDYARVLDISLILYAEHDYNASTFASRVIAGTLSDMHGAVTGAIAALKGPLHGGANEAAMEMLKEINQATGGSADAAKIQAFMKNAFETKRKLMGFGHRVYKNGDHRAPILNKLGRGIAQKQGPDFVKWFDIGDEVERIMLREKNIHPNVDFPCGMTYFVMGIPVPQYTPIFVASRITGWAAHIMEQHADNRIIRPLAQYVGPAQMKWKA; encoded by the coding sequence ATGTCCACGGCGTCATCGTCGGCGTTTGCTCGGGGTCTCGAAGGCGTTATCGCCGGCCAGACCTCCATCTGCTCGGTCGAGCAGGGAGCTCTGATCTACCGCGGCTACGAGATCCACGACCTCGCCCAGAACGCCACGTTCGAGGAGGTCGCCTTCCTCCTTCTCGAGGGCCACAAGCCCTCCAAGGACGAACTCTCCCGCTTCAAGGGCGAGGTGATCAGCGAGCGAGCACTCCCCGAGCCTGTCGTCTCGTTCCTCAAGCAGAGCGGGCCTTGGCTCAAGGCAGGCACCGCCGTCCCGATGGACGTCCTCCGCACCGCCGTCTCCATGCTCGGTCACCTCGACGAGGACTGCCAGAAGGTTGACGCCAAGGCCAACCTCCGCAAAGCCAAGAGGCTGCTCGCCAAGATCCCCACCGTCATCGGCCACATGCAGAACGTCATCGACGGCAAGCCCATCGTCGCCCAGGAGACCGGCGGCGACCCCAGCCTCTCCCACGCCGCCAACCTCCTCTACCTCATGAGCGGCAAGAAGCCCAGCGACGACTACGCCCGGGTCCTTGACATCTCCCTCATTCTCTACGCCGAGCACGACTACAACGCCAGCACTTTCGCCAGCCGCGTCATCGCCGGCACCCTCAGCGACATGCACGGCGCCGTCACCGGAGCCATCGCCGCCCTCAAGGGCCCCCTCCACGGCGGAGCCAACGAGGCCGCCATGGAGATGCTCAAGGAGATCAACCAGGCCACTGGCGGCAGCGCCGACGCCGCCAAGATCCAGGCATTCATGAAGAACGCCTTCGAGACCAAGCGCAAACTCATGGGCTTCGGCCACCGCGTCTACAAGAACGGCGACCACCGCGCCCCGATCCTCAACAAACTCGGCCGCGGCATCGCCCAGAAGCAGGGCCCCGACTTCGTCAAGTGGTTCGATATCGGCGATGAGGTCGAGCGCATCATGCTCCGCGAGAAGAACATCCACCCCAACGTCGACTTCCCCTGCGGCATGACCTACTTTGTCATGGGCATCCCCGTCCCGCAGTACACCCCCATCTTCGTCGCCTCGCGCATCACCGGCTGGGCCGCCCACATCATGGAGCAGCACGCCGACAACCGCATCATCCGGCCGCTGGCCCAGTATGTTGGTCCGGCGCAGATGAAGTGGAAGGCGTAG